From a single Pempheris klunzingeri isolate RE-2024b chromosome 2, fPemKlu1.hap1, whole genome shotgun sequence genomic region:
- the tgm2b gene encoding protein-glutamine gamma-glutamyltransferase 2 — protein MTQALDIDRWNLECEFNNTDHRTDLNGVDRLIVRRGQPFTISLYLHSGNYQPGVSSLDCVAETGPQPSEQYGTRASFGLSANTDTSRWSAAVTSPPGDMVTLSICSAPDAPIGHYTLTLGRSKPIEFILLFNPWCPGDAVYMDDEQSLAEYVLSQDGIIFRGSYKYPISTPWNFGQFESGILDVCLRILDMNPKCLRNPGKDCSGRRNPIYVSRVLSAMVNCNDDKGVLLGKWTGGYEGGISPMFWRGSVEILRNWDTQACQPVRYGQCWVFAAVACTIFRALGIPCRVITNYLSAHDTNSNLVIERYINENGEIVQSREMIWNFHCWVESWMTRPDLKSDFNGWQASDPTPQEKSEGVYCCGPIPVRAIKQGELMFKYDAPFVFAEVNADVLTFMKKKDGSTSEVISTTVVGQKISTKSVGSDAREDITHLYKYPEGSDEEREAFKKANHQNKLLHQQQNQGLHLAIKVTSDMRKGCDFDVFAVVTNNTQSQKKCRLLFGSCAVSYSGFMGGNCGFKDLLNVELSPGAERKVPLRLNYSKYGGLVTEDNLIRLAVLLLDYSTRETMLAVRNIVLENPEIKVRILGEPKENRKLAAEITVQNPLPEPLESCCFSIEGANLTGGHVISERIGTSVGPGEEAKVKIYFTPTHSGLRKLVVDFDSNKLCHVKGYRNVIIGK, from the exons CTCTGGACATTGATCGCTGGAACCTGGAGTGTGAGTTCAACAACACGGACCATCGTACTGATCTCAACGGCGTAGATCGTCTGATCGTGAGGAGAGGCCAACCGTTCACAATCAGCCTGTACCTTCACTCCGGAAACTACCAACCAGGAGTCAGCTCTCTCGACTGCGTTGCAGAAACAG GTCCTCAGCCCTCTGAGCAGTATGGCACCAGGGCCTCCTTTGGCCTGTCTGCCAACACTGACACCTCGCGCTGGAGCGCCGCTGTCACCAGTCCCCCCGGGGACATGGTGACCCTGTCCATCTGCTCTGCCCCTGACGCACCCATAGGCCACTACACCCTGACCCTGGGGCGATCAAAGCCGATCGAGTTCATCCTGCTCTTTAACCCCTGGTGCCCAG GAGATGCTGTGTACATGGACGATGAGCAGAGTTTGGCAGAGTATGTGTTGTCTCAGGATGGGATCATCTTCCGAGGCAGCTACAAATATCCGATATCAACTCCCTGGAACTTTGGCCAG TTTGAAAGTGGAATCCtggatgtctgtctgaggaTTCTGGATATGAATCCTAAATGTCTGAGGAATCCTGGCAAAGACTGCTCGGGGAGGAGAAACCCTATCTATGTTTCCAGAGTGCTTAGTGCCATG GTGAATTGTAATGATGACAAAGGAGTGTTGCTGGGAAAATGGACAGGTGGCTACGAGGGAGGCATCAGCCCCATGTTCTGGAGGGGCAGTGTGGAGATCCTGCGCAACTGGGACACACAAGCCTGTCAGCCTGTTCGCTACGGACAGTGCTGGGTGTTTGCTGCAGTGGCCTGTACAA TTTTCAGAGCCCTTGGCATCCCTTGCAGAGTCATCACCAATTACTTGTCAGCCCATGACACCAACAGCAACCTGGTGATTGAACGCTACATCAATGAAAACGGAGAGATTGTTCAGTCCAGAGAAATGATCTG GAACTTCCACTGCTGGGTGGAGAGCTGGATGACCAGGCCTGACCTAAAATCTGATTTTAACGGCTGGCAGGCCAGTGACCCTACACCTCAGGAGAAAAGTGAAG GAGTGTACTGCTGTGGCCCCATCCCTGTCAGGGCCATCAAGCAGGGCGAGCTCATGTTTAAGTACGACGCCCCGTTTGTCTTTGCTGAAGTCAACGCTGACGTCCTCACCTTCATGAAGAAAAAAGATGGCAGCACATCAGAAGTCATCAGCACCACAGTGGTGGGCCAGAAGATCAGCACAAAGAGTGTGGGCAGTGATGCCAGAGAGGACATCACTCATCTGTACAAGTACCCTGAAG GCTCTGATGAGGAGCGGGAGGCTTTCAAGAAGGCCAATCACCAAAACAAGCTGCTCCACCAGCAGCAAAATCAAGGCCTACACCTCGCCATCAAAGTCACGTCAGACATGAGGAAGGGCTGCGACTTTGACGTGTTTGCTGTGGTTACTAACAACACGCAAAGCCAGAAGAAGTGTCGCCTGCTGTTTGGATCCTGCGCCGTATCCTACAGCGGGTTTATGGGAGGGAACTGTGGTTTTAAAGATCTGCTCAATGTTGAACTCTCACCAGGAGCGG AGAGGAAAGTTCCACTAAGGCTGAACTACTCGAAGTACGGTGGCTTAGTCACTGAGGACAACTTAATCCGTCTggctgttctgttgttggactacAGCACCAGAGAAACTATGCTGGCAGTGAGAAACATAGTGTTGGAGAATCCTGAAATTAAAGTCAGA ATCCTGGGTGAACCAAAGGAGAATCGGAAGCTGGCTGCAGAGATCACCGTCCAAAACCCTCTGCCAGAGCCGCtggagagctgctgcttcagcatCGAGGGGGCCAACCTCACTGGGGGACACGTCATCTCTGAGAG GATCGGCACCTCAGTGGGACCCGGGGAAGAAGCGAAGGTGAAAATTTACTTCACTCCCACCCACTCTGGGCTGAGAAAGCTGGTGGTCGACTTCGACAGCAACAAGTTGTGTCACGTCAAGGGTTACAGAAATGTCATTATTGGAAAATGA